One Tiliqua scincoides isolate rTilSci1 chromosome 9, rTilSci1.hap2, whole genome shotgun sequence DNA segment encodes these proteins:
- the LOC136660371 gene encoding receptor-interacting serine/threonine-protein kinase 2-like, translating to MSRIVPILFQKDLESVALTRTRYGFGLKAFHALQNKDVSLKLLTTKNATERDLKMLLQEVADTQCIQSVRLLSPIGICQLQGLFGVVTEWMHNGSLHALIHEHELYPELPFPLCIRILSDVAEGLRYLHHLEPPILHHRLKPSNILLDLEYRAKISDYGLTTWRRQQLQSVLQSCNNRSCWDLLYLSPEILQGGSFSREGDIYSFGMVCWEILSRQTPLKGAKTLLKAVMGVCSGMRPGIEPEYIPNSLPYRNKLLQLTILCWHQEPGYRPHAEECTELLQDILGTFRKEMISDAIYGLIHAKDCAIAAAKGPVDHTLKTDMQNLEVICPQNYKPNKTVTLKAQSLTSAAGEPEKDVKQKMLAENIPDNTASERGPPFGGSKGSNPLNSITTTPSQSRKGTIPNYRGSEGGQQKVTQPLVHGPNHNTSCSNFLSIWPDHTLTGPYFKERCCAILTYSRATILGRMTEGRLNNLLDILRSQRLLSRMDYETITSFPTLTSRARALLDTCLELGEEAAQTVVAVLSANKHSPLAQGIPENAVN from the exons ATGTCCCGCATCGTGCCCATCCTTTTTCAGAAGGATCTGGAGAGTGTTGCCCTGACTAGGACAAGATATGGTTTTGGTCTCAAAGCCTTCCATGCTCTTCAGAATAAAGATGTTTCCCTGAAGCTACTGACTACCAAGAATGCAACAGAGAG AGATTTGAAGATGCTGCTTCAAGAAGTTGCTGACACCCAGTGCATTCAGTCTGTAAGGCTCTTATCACCTATTGGCATCTGCCAATTACAAGGACTCTTCGGGGTGGTCACTGAATGGATGCACAATGGATCTCTGCATGCACTCATTCATGAG CATGAACTCTACCCAGAACTGCCTTTTCCTCTGTGTATAAGGATCTTGTCAGATGTAGCAGAGGGCCTACGTTATTTACATCATTTGGAACCTCCCATCCTACACCACAGACTGAAACCTTCCAACATCCTCCTTGATCTAGAATACAGAGCAAAG ATATCAGATTATGGACTGACCACCTGGAGAAGGCAGCAACTACAATCTGTCCTGCAGAGCTGTAACAACAGAAGTTGCTGGGATTTGCTTTATCTCTCCCCTGAAATACTCCAAGGAGGCAGTTTCTCAAGAGAAGGCGACATTTACAG TTTCGGAATGGTGTGTTGGGAAATCCTAAGCAGACAGACGCCACTGAAAG gCGCTAAGACTTTGCTGAAAGCTGTGATGGGAGTCTGCAGCGGGATGCGGCCTGGGATTGAACCAGAATATATACCCAACAGTCTGCCTTATCGAAACAAGCTTCTACAGCTCACCATCCTTTGCTGGCATCAAGAACCTGGTTACCGGCCACATGCTGAAG AATGCACAGAGCTGCTGCAAGACATTCTTGGCACATTTAGGAAGGAGATGATTTCTGATGCAATATACGGTCTGATTCATGCAAAG GACTGTGCAATAGCTGCTGCCAAAGGCCCTGTTGATCATACTTTGAAGACAGATATGCAGAATTTGGAG GTAATCTGTCCTCAGAACTACAAGCCCAACAAGACAGTTACGCTAAAAGCACAGAGCTTGACTAGTGCTGCAGGTGAGCCAGAGAAGGATGTTAAACAAAAGATGCTTGCTGAGAATATTCCTGACAACACAGCATCTGAAAGAG GACCTCCATTTGGTGGCAGCAAAGGATCAAATCCTCTGAATTCTATAACCACCACTCCAAGTCAAAGCAGGAAAGGCACCATTCCAAATTATAGAGGATCAGAAGGTGGGCAGCAGAAGGTGACTCAACCATTAGTCCATGGACCTAATCACAACACATCCTGCAGCAACTTTCTCAGTATTTGGCCTGACCACACATTAACAG GTCCTTACTTCAAAGAGCGCTGCTGTGCCATCTTAACTTACTCACGAGCAACCATCTTGGGCCGTATGACAGAAGGGCGCCTGAACAATCTCTTGGATATCTTGCGTTCCCAAAGGCTATTATCCAGGATGGACTATGAAACTATCACTTCATTCCCTACCTTGACAAGCCGGGCACGTGCTTTGCTGGACACTTGCCTTGAACTTGGGGAAGAGGCTGCCCAGACTGTGGTAGCCGTTCTGTCTGCCAACAAACACAGTCCTTTGGCACAAGGGATACCAGAAAATGCAGTGAATTAA